The following are from one region of the Hymenobacter radiodurans genome:
- a CDS encoding phosphatase PAP2 family protein encodes MTNTLRRILAGLLLFITEFAITLTLGVVGVLFFLAVSREVFDQDAAHFDAQAFRWARNLLGPERQVWVETITFLASRNFITAVALALIGWFLLRRRHRWYSLLVPVVALGSISLNLVLKSFYNRPRPLLPLTSASGLSFPSGHAMISASFYGLLIYLVYTHVRRPIWRWLLITLLGSLILLIGLTRVYLRVHYATDVLAGFTAGIVWLLVAIPVLRRLEIQTKKRLARRLQSLEEQPAS; translated from the coding sequence ATGACGAATACGTTGCGCCGCATATTGGCGGGCTTGTTATTATTCATCACCGAATTTGCCATTACGCTCACTTTGGGAGTTGTGGGCGTACTATTCTTTTTGGCTGTCAGTCGAGAGGTATTCGATCAGGACGCGGCTCATTTTGATGCGCAGGCATTTCGCTGGGCACGTAATCTGCTGGGGCCCGAGCGGCAGGTGTGGGTCGAAACTATCACATTTCTGGCCTCCCGCAATTTCATTACCGCGGTAGCATTAGCCCTGATTGGCTGGTTTCTGCTGCGCCGCCGCCATCGGTGGTATTCGCTTCTGGTTCCAGTCGTCGCGCTCGGTAGCATCTCCCTCAATCTGGTACTCAAGAGTTTTTACAATCGGCCGCGGCCGTTGCTGCCGCTTACCTCCGCATCCGGGCTCAGCTTTCCCAGCGGCCACGCCATGATCAGTGCTTCCTTCTATGGTCTGCTGATTTATCTGGTATATACCCACGTGCGCCGCCCCATCTGGCGCTGGCTTCTGATTACTCTCTTGGGCTCCTTAATTCTGCTCATTGGCCTAACGCGCGTGTATCTGCGGGTGCACTACGCCACCGACGTGCTGGCTGGCTTCACCGCTGGCATAGTCTGGTTGCTAGTCGCAATTCCAGTGCTTCGGCGCCTTGAAATCCAGACAAAAAAACGTCTTGCTCGCCGCTTGCAATCCCTTGAAGAACA
- a CDS encoding class I SAM-dependent methyltransferase, whose product MLSITTPSTSNAVLIERRSGSFDFVAAFYDPLARLVFGSALQRAQQAALAHLPPAAPYILIVGGGTGWVLLETLKQRPTARILYLEASAVMLRKSQVLLVQQAPAQAAQVEFRLGTEADLPPDAQFDALLTFFLLDLFTLPDLRQLLQRLQAVCKPGATWLVADFCPPQVLWQRGLLKVMYTFFRLTANLKARRLPPWPEEVARLGLSRVSREHFFGGLIEASAFRFPS is encoded by the coding sequence TTGCTTTCAATAACTACACCATCCACGTCAAACGCGGTACTCATCGAACGCAGATCCGGCTCTTTCGACTTTGTAGCGGCCTTTTACGATCCGCTGGCCCGCTTGGTGTTTGGCTCGGCTTTGCAGCGGGCACAGCAAGCGGCATTAGCACATTTGCCCCCCGCCGCGCCGTACATCCTGATTGTGGGTGGCGGTACGGGCTGGGTACTACTCGAAACGCTAAAGCAGCGGCCCACGGCGCGCATTCTGTACCTAGAAGCCTCGGCGGTGATGCTGCGCAAGTCGCAGGTATTGTTGGTGCAACAAGCGCCTGCTCAGGCTGCGCAGGTTGAGTTTAGGCTCGGTACAGAGGCAGATTTGCCCCCCGACGCCCAGTTCGACGCACTACTCACGTTTTTTCTGCTCGATTTATTTACTCTTCCTGATTTGAGGCAGCTGCTCCAGCGTTTGCAAGCAGTTTGTAAGCCCGGCGCGACATGGCTGGTGGCTGATTTTTGCCCCCCACAAGTGTTGTGGCAACGCGGGCTCCTGAAGGTGATGTACACGTTTTTTCGCCTTACAGCCAACCTTAAGGCTCGGCGTCTGCCGCCATGGCCCGAGGAGGTGGCGCGGCTAGGGCTGAGTCGGGTAAGTCGGGAGCATTTCTTTGGTGGGCTGATAGAGGCTTCCGCTTTCCGGTTTCCTTCCTAA
- a CDS encoding M61 family metallopeptidase codes for MRKIATSLFAILAISSAALAQTPVQYTVAFPNAVHHEAQVTVVFSDLKPGSLQVRMARSSPGRYALHEFAKNVYAVKATDSKGKALTITRPDPSGWDVAGHDGTVRFSYTLFGDRTDGTYAGIDERHAHLNIPATLAYARGLEERPAQVRFDLPTGWQVATQLRPEAATNTFFAPHLQYLMDSPTSLGAQQVRTWQEQGKTIELAVLHEGTAAELDSYADQTKKIVREASAVFGELPAFDYGRYTFIANYFPQTSGDGMEHRNSTSLTSSRPLRGQQAIDNLGTVSHEFFHAWNVERIRPKSLEPFEFDRANQSEALWFAEGFTMYYGDLLLRRAGVLTETQYMQELTTIVNSMVNSPGASSYSPVQMSQQAPFVDAAAAIDPNNRINTYLSYYTIGGANALALDLMLRQNYKTDLDTYMRAIWQQHGKAQQNFAPQRPYTLPDLQRILGEVARDTAFAGQFFRTHITGHELPKYEELLAPAGLLVRRARPGQPSLGFVDLTFAPQGATINGSTLVGSPLYIAGIDREDVLLKLDGKKLKDREEMQKLLKKHKPGDVVPVEVRTRTGVRTVQVTLAEVPAVEVAPAPTATPEQLAFRAAWLGSKVK; via the coding sequence ATGCGGAAAATTGCTACTTCCCTCTTCGCTATTCTCGCTATTTCCAGTGCCGCGCTTGCCCAAACGCCGGTGCAATACACTGTGGCTTTTCCGAATGCAGTGCACCACGAAGCGCAAGTGACGGTGGTTTTTTCCGATCTAAAACCCGGTTCGTTACAAGTTCGGATGGCGCGCAGCTCGCCCGGCCGCTATGCCTTGCATGAGTTTGCCAAGAATGTATATGCCGTAAAAGCCACCGATTCCAAAGGCAAAGCCTTGACCATCACGCGCCCTGATCCATCGGGCTGGGATGTTGCCGGCCACGACGGCACCGTGCGCTTCAGCTACACGCTTTTCGGCGACCGTACCGATGGCACCTACGCGGGCATCGACGAGCGCCACGCCCACCTGAATATTCCTGCTACGTTGGCTTACGCTCGCGGCCTCGAAGAGCGCCCTGCCCAAGTGCGGTTCGACTTGCCTACCGGCTGGCAGGTAGCCACTCAGCTGCGCCCCGAAGCAGCCACCAACACGTTTTTTGCCCCCCACCTGCAATACCTCATGGACTCGCCCACTTCCTTGGGTGCTCAGCAGGTGCGCACGTGGCAAGAGCAAGGCAAAACCATTGAGCTGGCGGTGCTACATGAGGGCACGGCCGCTGAACTGGATTCCTACGCCGACCAGACGAAGAAGATTGTGCGCGAGGCCAGCGCTGTTTTTGGTGAGTTGCCGGCTTTCGATTACGGTCGTTATACCTTCATTGCCAACTACTTCCCCCAGACCAGCGGCGACGGTATGGAGCATCGCAACTCCACCTCTCTCACCAGTTCCCGCCCGTTGCGCGGCCAACAGGCAATTGATAACCTCGGCACCGTATCGCACGAGTTTTTTCACGCCTGGAATGTGGAGCGCATTCGGCCTAAGTCGCTGGAGCCGTTTGAGTTCGACCGCGCTAATCAGAGTGAGGCGCTGTGGTTCGCAGAAGGATTTACGATGTATTACGGCGATTTGCTGTTGCGCCGCGCCGGCGTTCTGACAGAGACGCAGTACATGCAGGAGCTGACAACCATCGTCAATAGCATGGTGAATTCGCCGGGTGCCAGCTCCTACTCGCCGGTGCAGATGAGCCAGCAGGCGCCTTTCGTGGATGCCGCGGCGGCCATCGACCCAAATAACCGCATAAATACTTACCTCTCTTATTACACCATTGGAGGAGCCAATGCGCTGGCGCTCGACCTGATGCTGCGCCAGAACTATAAGACCGATCTGGACACTTACATGCGTGCTATATGGCAGCAACATGGTAAAGCTCAGCAGAATTTTGCCCCCCAGCGCCCCTACACGCTCCCTGATTTGCAGCGTATTTTGGGCGAGGTAGCCCGCGACACGGCTTTTGCCGGACAGTTTTTCCGCACTCATATTACTGGCCACGAACTACCCAAGTATGAAGAGCTATTGGCTCCGGCTGGCCTGCTGGTACGCCGCGCTCGTCCCGGCCAACCCTCTTTGGGGTTTGTAGACCTAACTTTTGCCCCTCAGGGCGCTACAATCAACGGCAGCACTTTGGTCGGCAGTCCGCTTTACATAGCCGGCATCGATCGGGAAGACGTACTGCTAAAGCTCGACGGCAAGAAGCTTAAGGATCGGGAGGAAATGCAGAAACTACTTAAAAAACACAAGCCTGGTGACGTGGTACCCGTAGAGGTACGCACTCGCACCGGCGTGCGCACCGTACAAGTAACACTGGCTGAGGTACCAGCGGTGGAAGTGGCACCAGCTCCCACGGCTACGCCCGAGCAACTGGCGTTTCGGGCGGCATGGCTGGGCAGTAAGGTAAAGTAG